The Blautia obeum ATCC 29174 region ATCCAAGTTTTGCTCATAACTTTTGTCAATGCTCTTACTACACAATCACCGTACTGATCTTTTAAATCTTTGTCATTAGGCTGATAGTATTTATAGTTTCTGCTTGCCATTCTTTTTCTCCTTTTTCGTTATGTTGAGTTTTCTATTTTTTCAAACTCGTTTTATTGAGTTTAATATAACACGTAGTAGGTAGGTGTCAATACCCTATTTTACATAATTTGAGTTTTTTCTTAGTGAAGCTCATAACTCATTTTATTGTGGTTGTTGCCTTTTATTAACAGTGGTATCATTAAAATAAAAAAGGAGATTTTTCTATGAAAAAGAGAACATTTTTTACCCCCCCCCCGAAAAAATCTGACAATTTAGTAGTCACTTCTTTTCGTAAGATTCTTTGTTTATCTTCCTGTGCCATAATCGGACTTATTTCTTTAGGCTGCTCCAATGTCACTGCGCAAGAACAAACGTCTACATCTGAAAAAGCTGCTCAGATTTCTTCTTTTTCGGATTACTCTTGGGGTACTTCCTACGATGATATTTATTCAGATCAAATAACCTCAGACATGAAAGAGACTGTTGATTATCAATGTGATGAATCTAATGATATTTCTGCATTAACGCTTCTACATCAAGAAGTTGCAGGCTATTCAGATGTTTCTTCCTCCTATCTTTTTTCAGATAATAAGCTCATTGCTGGAAGCTACGATCTTGACATTGATGATACGGCATTTGATGATTTATCAAAAAAAATCGCTCAAACATATGAAAAGCCTTATCTTGAAAAGGAATCTACTGGTTGGGGAAAATTATCCATCTGGATTGATGATTCCAAGGATGTAATAACATTATCAGAAATGCTTGGTATTACTTTTTTTGAGGCAGACAGTCCTTGCCTTGAATTTTTAAATGATCAATTTATCGAATTTCATGACGTTGATCTCGTGTCAGAAATAAAAAAATATAATAACTTGGATGGACTTTCAGAATCGGCTTCTGATTCTTCCAACCCCCTACTGAATGCGCAAGTTGTTACTGCTCCGGTAAAAAGTGGAGATAATTCTAAAACGCTTGGAACCTATGCATATATCAGCATTGCTAAGGACATTTTAAAAACGGTTACTTTAGAACAATTCACTGAATTTGCACAAACAGTGGTTGATAACAGTGGTTATAACTGGTTCTCCATCATCTGTGAAGATGGAACTGGTATCTGTTTTTCTGGATCAGATATCTACTATCCTTCATACGGAAAATTAGATACAGATGGAGCAATTACAGACGGATATGGTGATATTACATGGGATTTTAATACAAACTCATACACGTATACACCACGACAATAATTTTTCTTTTTATTGGATTTTCACAAAATTTAAGTCTGGGTTTTATAAATATCTCACGAAAATGAGCCGATTTTCCAACATTTGTTGGCTTTAATTTGTCAGCCGCTTTTCAGCCTTTGGCTGACTGAGACTTAGGTTTAGAATAAGATTAAGAGAAAAGATAAAGATATATGCTCATTTGCACCAGCTTTTCCTCCAACAATGTCAGGGACAAATTGGCTTACAAGCGGCTTGACGAGATTTAAGCTTAGTATTTGAGTATATAAATATAGTTATTACATATGCTCTGTTTGCACCGGGATTATCCCGGGACAAATAAAAAAAATCCCGACACCATCAGGCATCGGGGAAGGGTAGTAAACTCAATATTTTGAAGTTGACATTTTACTCGCAACAGCATATGATAATAACAGCTAAGCAAGCTGATGAAATTGCATTAGGCAAAATGAAAACCCCTGAAAGTGGTCCAGACTTTCAGGGGTTTTCTATTCCGTTTATGTAAGGTGGCTTATGCCTTTAGGCTGTCTGCGCTGCTTATTCATCTCCATCCAGCCATTTGCAAATGTAGTAGCTAATTACACCTGCTACGATAGAGACAAGCAAACTGATGAATAAATCTTGCATTAGGTTTCACCTCCTTCCTGCCGGAGGTGCGCAGCAAAATTATGTTATCACATTACACATATTTCTACAATCAGATTTTTCATCTGAGCAGAATGCTTTTCCAAGTTGCTGGCCCTGCGCATCCATCTACACTCAGGCCTTTCTTGGTCTGGTATGTCTTGATCGCATATACTGTATTGGTTCCGCATTCTCCATCAATGGTCAGGTTCTTTCCGTCCTTCCCTTTGAATCCATTACTTTTCAGTAATCTCTGTAATAGCTTAACATCGTTTCCTTTGCTTCCGTTCTGAACGTTTCCTACGCTAAACATATATCCGCTGCCTCCTGTCGTTGTTGTGGTGGTATTTGTCGTGCTTCCTTTTCCTGTATTGGAACCATTATCAACAGTTACGTTTACATGGTGTCCTGTGTTCAGGTTGATATCTCCTCTCTTTGCAAGGCTTGAATCTTTCAGGTACCGTCCCTGCAGAACTGTAAAATATTTCTTTCCCTTTGCAGAATTGAAATAATCCATCATGTTACCGGTATATGTAGCATTACATTCCTGCAACTCTTTGATGCCTTTCAGGTGCCCTACCGCCTGAATAAGTACAATTGTTTCCTCGCTACAATCGCATTCGCAAGGCTTTGCGATTTTGGAAGGGCGATACCCTACCGCTTTCATCTGCTGTCGGAACGTATAACGATCAGTGGAATTTCCTGCTGTTCCCTGGTCGTAACCGATCATATCATTCAGTGCTGCTTCGATGGCCAGATCAGCAAACAGATTTCCAAGACTTTCATCCTTCCATCGAAGAATATAATTCCATCCACCAGTTGGATATGCATACCAGGAGCGCAGATACCATTCTGTTCCGGTCTGGTCCCCTGCTTTTCCTCCTGCATATCTCCCGTTTTCGTCATGCCCACAATTTGACATTCTTACTGCCACTGTAGTTCCTCCCTTCTGTTCTGTGCCTCCATCAGCATATTTTGTAATAAACTCATACACTTTTTTCTGGCGTGTAGTGTAATCCCCGACCTGATTCGGCTTCGGGTCGGCAGGATCCGTATTCAATGCTGCATAAATTCCTTTTGCCGTGTATGGTTTTGCTGTTTTTGCCAGAATCCGTTTTAATGCGGATGCACCGCCTTGATGATAGATGTTAATGCACTCCATCATAGCTGCATCTGGCATGGCTCCGTACATCTTGCCAAGGCTGACAGCATATTCTTTGATCTGCGTTTCCATCAATTCATCCTGACATTTAATACCAACCGCCGAGGAAATAATTGCAATGATGCATTTCCCTTTGGCTGATGCGGAAGATACTCCATATCTGTCCCAGCTCTTTTTCAGATCAGCAGCAATACCGGCAGTGTCAAGTTTGGAAAAATCCTTCGGATATTTCTTCTGGATATTCTGCAATAGCAGTCTCGCTTCGCCTGCATACCACTGACCGGCTCCAATCGTGATTGCTTTTTCATTTGGAGTATTTGCTCCTACTCCTGCAAATGCAGAATAATTTTGGCGGCCATATACCTGACCGCCACTTTCCACAGCATATAGAATTTTTCTCAATACAGTAATGTTTTGCTGTTTCATCTCCAATCACCTCCGGTCTCGTCCAATTCATCCATAAAACCGCAGACATCTTCAAACCATCTTCCGGTTTCTCTTGCCAGTGCAACCAGAAAGCAAACGCCCCCAAACGCTGCAACGCCTGCAACAGTAATCGCAATACTTTTAATTGTCATTTTGACAAGCCCTCCCATCTTGTAAAATAAAAAAGCGCCTTACCTCCGGGATAACTATTCGGAAGTATGCACTTTGAACTGAGAAATTGCCTGAATCACTTTATCATATCCGACCATTGCACACAGCCATGACAACAACACTAACGCAATTAAAATCACTGCCATTTTTTCATTCATAAGTGTTTCAGTCAGAATCATATATCCGGTATCTACTGCAATGGACAGAATCACCGCAACAACACCAGCAAGTAGATTTGACCGATACGGTTTCTTTGCCTCGTCCAGTAGCTTCTTGATTCCTTCCGTCACTAGCCCGGTCAGTACAGACACGATCATCAGTAACAGTAAAAATGTTTCAAAATTCATCATTGTTCTTCGTCCTCCATTTCTTCATTATCGCCTGCATCCCCCTGATATTCTCCACCAGGATCAGCCGGCTCATTATAATCTTGTTTTCTCCTGTGCTTTTCCTTACTGGTCTTAATCCATCCACAGATGCCACATTCACCCAGCAGTGCTGCAATTAAAGCACACCACGCGGATTCCGGAGCGGAACCACACTGGGAGAATACTGCAAGCATTTTCCAGTTTATATACATCATGTAAATGAATACACATATAAGCACAATGTTCAATGTACCAAGCTTTTTAATCAGCTCTTGCACTTTTCTTTTTTTCTGCCTTTTGCGGTGAGAATTTCTTCTGCTCAACTTCTTTACTTCCTCCCTACCTCTTAACACGCCGTATAATCATTCTGACAGGCTCAGGCGCAGCTTCAAAATGCTTTGATAAACATTTCCTCACATAAGAATAAAAATCCGTTAAAACAGCAAATAAACGAGCCTTATTTATTTTTAACTCATTTATGTGAGTTTGTGGATAAAAATGTGGAAAACTTTAAAAGCCAATCTGCTTTGCCAGGAATCCGATTGCAATTCCTATGATAGTTGTCAGGACGTATCCTGTAACCTTCCTCCACATTTCTCCGTCTCGGTTTTCCAAGGCTTCCAATCTGTCACCCTGACGGCCTTGTTCCTTTACCATGTTTTCAACTGACATTGCAAGTTTCTGTACGGAAGTTGTCAGCTCTGAAATTTGTTTTGTCGTGCCCTCCAGAATTTCAATCCTACGATTCTGCCGATTGTTTTCAGCATCTAATCTGGCACAGAACTCTGCATGTTCGGCACGAGTGATATACTCATCCATTGTTCTCACCTCCTTCCCATCCTGACGTTTCTTCTTGCCATTCCACATCGTCTGCATCTGCATACGGGCGGCACATGGCCTCTATGACATCCAGATCATTGTGTATCTGGTCAAGACTTTTGTTTGATTTTCCGTCAATATAGAACAGGAGGTCATAAACCGCAGACCATAGCTTCGCTATAATTTTCAACTTCATAGGCTATTTCTCCTACAACCTTGTTTCTATCAAGAACCACTGAATCTATCAGTTCTTTTCGGAACTCTTTGCAATCGCAGTGATCCAGCATGCCCAAATAAGATTTTAATGTGGCAGTTACCACTTCCATCTCGATCAGTCCGGCGTTGTATTCCTCTACTTTTCTTCTGAGATGGCGCTTCATCTCCAATGTGGTGCTTTTCCTGATAGTTACATAATGCGGCCATATCCGATAGCCTACGAACTCTATGCCCTGCGATATCGGGCGTATGCAAGTCTTTTGGTTCAGAGATAACCGTAACGTTGTTTCCACAAACTTCTGGATTTCATCTTTCCACATGTGAAGCTGCTCTTTGCTGTCCGACAGAATGATAATATCATCCATGTATCTGACATAAAAATGGATGCACAGTGTCCTTTTACAGAACTGATCCAGTGCATCCAAGTAAATATTTGCAAATACCTGCGATAGCAGATTTCCTACCGGCATACCTACATCGTAAAGCCTTTCCTCCAAAGGCACCTCTCCAGGACCTTTACCAGGCGGTAATCCAAATGGCGTATACTGGCAATCTATAATGTTATACAGGACTTGCAAAAGCTGTTGATCTTTGATTTTCCTTGCCAGAATCTCCTTCAATACTTCGTGAGATATCCGGTAAAAATATTTGCTGATATCCAGTTTAAGGTAATACCATGTGCCAGGCTTATGTTCTACGGATTTTATCCAATATCGCAGTCTTTGCATGGCAGCAAGCGAACCTCTTCCTGGAATACAGCCGTAAGTATCTTTGATATATCCTTTTACCAACAGGGGATTTATGACACGATATATCGCCCATTGCACAATGCGGTGATAAAACGTGATTGACATGATCATTCTCTTTTTAGGTTCATAAACATAAAAGATATAATACTTATCAATCGTGTATTTACCAGAGCGTACATCCTGTTGTATCTGTTCAATGACATTCCAAATATCGTGCTGGACGCGAAGAACATCTTTGTTGTATCTTCTGCCTTTTGACGCATCTTGGATTGCCTCATACAGATTGTCGTCAGAGAATATCAAGTCAAAAACATGCTTGATTTTCATTGATTTTCCCTCTGTTTTTCATTATTTCGTTGTGTTTGGCGGTTTTCTCATAGGTACTGGCAGCCTCCACAACCGATGCCACATCTGCAGAACGCCATCAACATAGCACCATTTTTCTCCTGCTTTTCAGCCGGAGTGGAAACAGGTTCCTTTATCCCCTCGCACTGTCGGTAGTCCTTGGAGTTTCCGATTCTGGCATATGAGGGTAGAGCGGAGCGGAAGCCGATGTTCGTGTTCGAGTTGGAACGTGGATTGTTCAGGTTCACGTTGAACACACCAGCATTCGAGGTGTTGTTCCAGTTGCCACCACAGATCGGCAAACGCTATAACCCATTCCCTACGAAAATACTCAATGTCTTTTATATCGACTGTTTCCATATCTGGAGGATTTCTGCTGCTGAGTAGCCGTATTGTCAGCATCAGAGTTTGCTCCATTCACCGTATTAATAAAACCACCTATCATTCTGCCTATTTCTTCTGAACGTCTAGTCCATTCTTTGTAGCTGGACAGTCCTTTCAGAATATTCAGATCATATGCTACTTTGATAAATTCTTGCAGAGTTTTATTCTCTCTGTCAAAATCTCCAAGAG contains the following coding sequences:
- a CDS encoding four helix bundle protein; translated protein: MEESQNTGTVTKDDSFQILQKVEDMIDYAYPLIKKWSIADKYAIGNDLMDCMKKLLRLSVDIREKYYKKTTLGDFDRENKTLQEFIKVAYDLNILKGLSSYKEWTRRSEEIGRMIGGFINTVNGANSDADNTATQQQKSSRYGNSRYKRH
- a CDS encoding RNA-directed DNA polymerase; this encodes MKIKHVFDLIFSDDNLYEAIQDASKGRRYNKDVLRVQHDIWNVIEQIQQDVRSGKYTIDKYYIFYVYEPKKRMIMSITFYHRIVQWAIYRVINPLLVKGYIKDTYGCIPGRGSLAAMQRLRYWIKSVEHKPGTWYYLKLDISKYFYRISHEVLKEILARKIKDQQLLQVLYNIIDCQYTPFGLPPGKGPGEVPLEERLYDVGMPVGNLLSQVFANIYLDALDQFCKRTLCIHFYVRYMDDIIILSDSKEQLHMWKDEIQKFVETTLRLSLNQKTCIRPISQGIEFVGYRIWPHYVTIRKSTTLEMKRHLRRKVEEYNAGLIEMEVVTATLKSYLGMLDHCDCKEFRKELIDSVVLDRNKVVGEIAYEVENYSEAMVCGL
- a CDS encoding peptidoglycan-binding domain-containing protein, whose amino-acid sequence is MKQQNITVLRKILYAVESGGQVYGRQNYSAFAGVGANTPNEKAITIGAGQWYAGEARLLLQNIQKKYPKDFSKLDTAGIAADLKKSWDRYGVSSASAKGKCIIAIISSAVGIKCQDELMETQIKEYAVSLGKMYGAMPDAAMMECINIYHQGGASALKRILAKTAKPYTAKGIYAALNTDPADPKPNQVGDYTTRQKKVYEFITKYADGGTEQKGGTTVAVRMSNCGHDENGRYAGGKAGDQTGTEWYLRSWYAYPTGGWNYILRWKDESLGNLFADLAIEAALNDMIGYDQGTAGNSTDRYTFRQQMKAVGYRPSKIAKPCECDCSEETIVLIQAVGHLKGIKELQECNATYTGNMMDYFNSAKGKKYFTVLQGRYLKDSSLAKRGDINLNTGHHVNVTVDNGSNTGKGSTTNTTTTTTGGSGYMFSVGNVQNGSKGNDVKLLQRLLKSNGFKGKDGKNLTIDGECGTNTVYAIKTYQTKKGLSVDGCAGPATWKSILLR